One stretch of Deinobacterium chartae DNA includes these proteins:
- a CDS encoding dipeptidase, with translation MDLKAQLDTAAADRELFDLLRIPSVSSDSTRKADMARTAEFLRAKLDSLGFTARVEATPGHPVVYAERLQASGQPTVLIYGHYDVQPEAPLEEWVTPPFEPTVRDGRVYARGATDDKGQAYAHVKGVELLLAQGELPVNVKFLLEGEEEIGSPSLEGYLREKAEQLKCDVIVISDGSRFAPDVPTVTYGLRGIAYVEVHVQGANRDLHSGAYGGAAPNPINALATIIARLKDDQGRITIPGFYDGVQELTEQERQMWAALPHSDQEFAESIGVSALPGEAGYSTLERLWARPTLDVNGIWGGFQGEGSKTVIAAKAGAKISMRLVPGQDPARITRLIQEYIPQIAPEGVTAEVIDLHGGQPVAMDLDSPYIAAADRALQKVFGKPAAFARTGGSIPIVAAFREILDAPVLLVDMGLNEDAPHSPNESFALEDYHRGILTSAYLLQELAK, from the coding sequence ATGGACCTCAAGGCTCAACTTGATACCGCCGCTGCCGACCGCGAACTGTTCGATCTGCTGCGCATCCCCTCGGTCTCCAGCGACTCCACCCGCAAGGCCGACATGGCCCGCACCGCCGAGTTCCTGCGCGCCAAACTGGACTCTCTGGGCTTTACCGCCCGCGTGGAGGCCACGCCCGGCCACCCGGTGGTATACGCCGAGCGCCTGCAGGCCAGCGGTCAGCCCACCGTGCTGATCTACGGCCACTACGACGTGCAGCCCGAAGCGCCCCTCGAGGAGTGGGTGACCCCGCCGTTTGAGCCCACCGTCCGCGACGGACGCGTGTACGCGCGCGGTGCCACCGACGACAAGGGCCAGGCCTACGCCCACGTCAAGGGCGTCGAGCTGCTGCTGGCGCAGGGCGAATTGCCGGTGAACGTCAAGTTCCTGCTCGAGGGCGAGGAGGAGATCGGCAGCCCCAGCCTCGAGGGCTACTTGCGTGAGAAGGCCGAGCAGCTGAAGTGCGACGTGATCGTGATCTCGGACGGCTCGCGCTTCGCGCCCGACGTGCCGACCGTCACCTACGGCCTGCGCGGCATCGCCTACGTGGAGGTGCACGTGCAGGGTGCCAACCGCGACCTGCACTCGGGCGCTTACGGCGGCGCGGCACCCAACCCGATCAACGCGCTGGCCACCATCATCGCGCGGCTCAAGGACGACCAGGGCCGTATCACCATCCCCGGCTTCTACGACGGCGTGCAGGAACTCACCGAGCAAGAGCGCCAGATGTGGGCCGCCCTGCCGCACTCGGACCAGGAGTTCGCCGAGTCCATCGGCGTCTCGGCGCTGCCCGGCGAGGCCGGTTACTCGACCCTCGAGCGGCTGTGGGCCCGCCCGACCCTGGACGTCAACGGCATCTGGGGCGGCTTTCAGGGCGAGGGCTCCAAGACCGTGATCGCGGCCAAGGCCGGGGCCAAGATCTCGATGCGCCTCGTACCCGGCCAGGACCCGGCGCGCATCACCCGCCTGATTCAGGAGTACATCCCGCAGATTGCGCCCGAGGGCGTGACGGCCGAGGTCATTGACCTGCACGGCGGCCAGCCGGTTGCCATGGACCTGGACTCGCCCTACATCGCTGCCGCTGACCGCGCGCTGCAGAAGGTGTTCGGAAAGCCCGCCGCCTTTGCCCGCACCGGCGGTTCGATCCCGATCGTCGCGGCCTTCCGCGAGATCTTGGACGCTCCGGTGCTGCTGGTGGACATGGGCCTCAACGAGGACGCCCCGCACTCGCCCAACGAGAGCTTTGCCCTCGAGGACTACCACCGTGGCATTCTGACCAGCGCTTACCTGCTGCAGGAACTGGCGAAGTAA
- a CDS encoding FAD-dependent oxidoreductase, with translation MSNTRPLRIAVIGSGPSGFYAAEALLKQEPNVSVDIIDRLVTPYGLVRYGVAPDHQKIKSVTALYQKTMNDPRVRFLGHVEFGRDLRHEDVRRHYDAVVYATGASSDRNLGIPGEQLPGSMSATEFVSWYNGHPDYADREFHLTAQQVAVVGVGNVAVDVTRILTRSVDELRQTDIADHAISALEVSRVTDVYVLGRRGAAQAKFTTKELRELGELEGVDVVVKPEEVELDEASRKSLEGQPALTKNVEILQEFARRPLSGAPRRIHLRFLVSPVEILGETRVEGLRIERNRLVERGGDLAAEGSGEFETLPVGMVLRSVGYKGVALPGVPFDTRRGVIPNDQGRVTQDGQVVPGEYVAGWIKRGPSGVIGTNKACAVDTIKLLLADAPALPRVTDADADPLAVDALLRARGVDYVSFDDWLELDRFETEVGSAQGRPRVKVSRREEMLRTARRNALVQ, from the coding sequence ATGAGCAACACCCGCCCCCTGCGCATCGCCGTCATCGGGTCCGGCCCCTCCGGCTTCTACGCCGCCGAGGCCCTCCTCAAGCAGGAGCCCAACGTCTCGGTCGACATCATCGACCGCCTGGTCACGCCCTACGGCCTGGTCCGCTACGGCGTCGCCCCCGACCACCAGAAGATCAAGTCGGTCACGGCGCTGTACCAGAAGACCATGAACGACCCGCGCGTGCGCTTCTTGGGCCACGTCGAGTTCGGACGCGACCTCAGGCACGAGGACGTACGCCGTCACTACGACGCGGTGGTGTACGCCACCGGCGCCTCGAGCGACCGCAACCTGGGCATTCCCGGCGAGCAGTTGCCGGGCAGCATGTCTGCCACCGAATTCGTGTCGTGGTACAACGGCCACCCCGACTACGCCGACCGCGAATTCCACCTCACCGCCCAGCAGGTCGCGGTGGTGGGCGTGGGCAACGTTGCGGTGGACGTCACCCGCATCCTGACCCGCTCGGTCGACGAGCTGCGCCAGACCGACATCGCCGACCACGCCATCTCGGCCCTCGAGGTCAGCCGCGTCACCGACGTGTACGTGCTGGGACGGCGCGGCGCCGCACAGGCCAAGTTCACCACCAAGGAACTGCGCGAACTCGGCGAACTCGAGGGCGTGGACGTGGTGGTCAAGCCCGAGGAGGTCGAGCTCGACGAGGCCAGCCGCAAGAGCCTCGAGGGGCAGCCCGCGCTGACCAAGAACGTGGAGATCTTGCAGGAGTTCGCGCGTCGCCCGCTGAGCGGCGCCCCGCGCCGCATCCACCTGCGCTTCCTGGTTTCGCCGGTCGAGATCCTGGGCGAGACCCGCGTAGAGGGCCTGCGCATCGAGCGCAACCGCCTGGTGGAGCGCGGCGGCGACCTGGCCGCCGAGGGCAGCGGCGAGTTCGAGACGCTGCCGGTGGGCATGGTCCTGCGCTCGGTGGGCTACAAGGGCGTCGCCCTTCCCGGCGTGCCCTTCGACACGCGCCGCGGCGTGATTCCCAACGACCAGGGCCGCGTGACCCAAGACGGCCAGGTGGTTCCCGGTGAGTACGTGGCTGGCTGGATCAAACGCGGTCCCTCGGGTGTGATCGGTACCAACAAGGCCTGCGCGGTGGACACGATCAAGCTGCTGCTGGCCGACGCGCCCGCGCTGCCCCGCGTCACCGACGCGGACGCCGATCCCCTGGCGGTGGACGCCCTGCTGCGCGCACGCGGCGTGGACTACGTCTCCTTCGACGACTGGCTGGAACTCGACCGCTTCGAGACCGAGGTGGGCTCCGCGCAGGGCCGCCCGCGCGTGAAGGTCTCGCGCCGCGAGGAAATGCTGAGAACCGCGCGCCGCAACGCCTTGGTGCAGTAA
- a CDS encoding DUF402 domain-containing protein — protein MKRKSSARPGWTRVPRRRFEVHAVPGGLLTCLEVLEVRAPLTVPCCGEPRVVADAGYRWVQFFPEGARHALTTMWTPRFEVAQWYVDVTDGWGVDPGGVPWHDDLYLDVIATPQGCLEVIDADDLEAALQAGAVTPGQYRAAWQEARAVEAALRAGTFAPVAASRAHLEVCLG, from the coding sequence ATGAAGCGCAAATCCTCCGCACGTCCAGGCTGGACCCGGGTTCCCCGGCGCCGCTTTGAGGTTCACGCCGTTCCCGGCGGCCTGCTCACCTGCCTCGAGGTGCTCGAGGTGCGCGCTCCCCTGACCGTACCCTGTTGCGGCGAGCCGCGCGTCGTGGCGGACGCCGGCTACCGCTGGGTGCAGTTCTTTCCCGAGGGAGCGCGCCATGCCCTGACCACCATGTGGACTCCGCGGTTCGAGGTGGCACAGTGGTACGTAGACGTCACGGACGGGTGGGGCGTGGATCCGGGCGGTGTGCCGTGGCACGACGACCTGTACCTGGACGTGATCGCCACGCCGCAAGGCTGCCTCGAGGTCATCGACGCGGATGACCTCGAGGCAGCCTTGCAGGCCGGGGCGGTGACGCCCGGGCAGTACCGCGCGGCGTGGCAGGAGGCGCGGGCGGTGGAAGCGGCGCTGCGGGCCGGGACATTCGCTCCGGTCGCGGCGTCGAGGGCACATCTCGAGGTGTGCTTGGGGTAG
- a CDS encoding FAD-dependent oxidoreductase: MSEQATNGTSDVLVIGAGPAGLHAAFYCGMRGLSVRVLDALPRTGGQLTALYPEKPIFDVAGLPQVQASRLVAELEEQLRPFSPLYALGERVLHLEGSEGAFVAVSATGRRYAARAVIVASGMGALEARRPQVPGAELFANHILTHLEAPAQLAGRRVLVFGGGEEAACTALALRGVAASVTLLHRRPHLTLSPATRAALQAATAAGELALRVPAELVALEGEERLERIRVLDTRSRLEESLAVDTLISKFSYVSRLDPAGSWGLAVEGGSLRVDARQETSRPGVFAVGDCAATGGLKLISVGFAQAATAANVIASRLTGGRVAPGHSSERDPAFRQA; this comes from the coding sequence GTGAGCGAACAAGCGACGAACGGAACCAGCGACGTGCTGGTGATCGGAGCAGGACCGGCAGGGCTGCACGCGGCCTTCTACTGCGGGATGCGCGGCCTGAGCGTGCGGGTCTTGGACGCCCTGCCGCGCACGGGCGGTCAGTTAACGGCGCTGTACCCCGAAAAACCCATCTTCGACGTGGCGGGCCTGCCGCAGGTCCAGGCATCGCGGCTCGTAGCCGAGCTCGAGGAACAGCTCAGGCCCTTTTCCCCCCTCTACGCGCTCGGCGAACGCGTGCTGCACCTCGAGGGCTCCGAGGGAGCTTTTGTGGCCGTCAGCGCCACGGGCAGACGTTACGCGGCGCGGGCCGTGATCGTGGCCAGCGGCATGGGAGCGCTCGAGGCACGGCGCCCGCAGGTGCCCGGAGCGGAGCTGTTCGCGAATCATATCCTGACGCACCTCGAAGCGCCCGCTCAGCTCGCCGGGCGGCGCGTGCTGGTGTTCGGCGGCGGCGAGGAGGCGGCCTGTACGGCGCTCGCCCTGCGCGGCGTCGCCGCATCGGTCACGCTGCTGCACCGCCGCCCGCACCTGACCCTCTCCCCCGCCACCCGCGCGGCCCTGCAAGCGGCTACCGCCGCGGGCGAGCTCGCCCTGCGCGTTCCGGCCGAACTGGTCGCCCTGGAAGGAGAGGAGCGCCTCGAGCGCATCCGCGTCTTAGATACCCGCAGCCGCCTCGAGGAGAGCCTCGCGGTGGACACGCTGATCTCGAAGTTCAGCTACGTCTCGCGGCTGGACCCGGCGGGCAGCTGGGGCCTGGCCGTCGAGGGCGGCAGCCTGCGGGTGGACGCCCGCCAGGAAACCTCGAGGCCCGGCGTGTTCGCGGTGGGCGACTGCGCGGCGACCGGCGGCCTCAAGCTGATCTCGGTGGGCTTCGCTCAGGCGGCGACCGCCGCCAACGTGATCGCCTCGAGGTTGACCGGCGGCAGGGTAGCTCCGGGCCACTCGAGCGAGCGCGACCCGGCCTTCCGGCAGGCCTGA
- a CDS encoding helix-turn-helix domain-containing protein, which yields MDHFDRIQRAIDYLETQLQGRPDIRDVAAQAGFSPFHFQRLFQAITGTSVQAYLRRRRLSEAAKALRSSARSVLDLALDYQYASQEAFTRAFEQQFGIAPARYRKAGEPGPLVGPLRLSDYRCPKEKVLKMLAPTLLKITDVQIIGCAFRTTLENHRHYQDIPGFYARFGSEQTFLRIPERVRPDFAYGVACDFEDDGTFSFVIGEESAWAGEDLAPLVSLRIPGGLYAAFQADGSVPNLRDYIYGTWLPNSLYERREGPDFEVTDVAASLLAGIPKMTVYIPVSRPVVRDRSRTEAGSVG from the coding sequence TTGGACCATTTTGACCGCATTCAACGCGCGATCGACTACCTCGAAACGCAACTGCAAGGCCGGCCGGACATTCGGGATGTGGCAGCCCAGGCGGGATTTTCCCCCTTTCACTTTCAGCGGCTGTTTCAGGCGATCACCGGTACCTCGGTGCAGGCGTACCTTCGCCGGCGGCGTCTTTCCGAGGCGGCCAAGGCCCTGAGGAGTTCGGCGCGTTCGGTACTCGATCTCGCGCTGGATTATCAGTACGCCTCGCAGGAAGCGTTCACGCGCGCCTTCGAACAGCAGTTCGGGATCGCTCCGGCCCGCTACCGCAAGGCGGGGGAGCCCGGTCCGCTCGTCGGCCCCCTGCGCCTCAGCGACTATCGCTGCCCGAAAGAGAAGGTACTCAAGATGCTGGCCCCTACGCTGCTGAAAATCACGGACGTGCAGATCATCGGCTGTGCGTTTCGGACCACGCTGGAGAACCACCGGCACTATCAGGACATTCCCGGCTTTTATGCCCGCTTCGGGAGCGAACAGACCTTTTTGCGCATTCCTGAGCGTGTTCGGCCCGATTTTGCCTACGGGGTGGCCTGCGACTTCGAGGACGACGGGACCTTCTCGTTCGTCATCGGCGAGGAATCGGCCTGGGCAGGTGAAGACCTTGCTCCCTTGGTTTCCCTGCGCATTCCCGGCGGGCTTTACGCCGCGTTCCAGGCCGACGGCAGCGTACCGAACCTGCGGGACTACATCTACGGCACCTGGCTGCCGAACTCGCTGTACGAGCGGCGGGAAGGACCCGATTTCGAGGTGACCGACGTGGCGGCCTCGCTGCTTGCGGGCATTCCGAAGATGACCGTGTATATCCCGGTTTCCAGGCCTGTGGTGAGAGATCGCTCCAGGACCGAAGCGGGGAGCGTGGGTTAA
- a CDS encoding GNAT family N-acetyltransferase produces MRQGFRIRPYQPDDLSFLYRICLETGDSGQDATQLYQDPLLIGHVYAGPYATLEPELAFVLEDAQGVCGYVIGVLDTEAFNARCEREWWPPLRERYPLPATPPEQYTPDERMIARIHKGWDLKPASLDDYPSHLHIDLLARAQGGGNGRAMMETLLGALEQRGSRGVHLGVGARNERAVSFYRSVGFTELHRSPLSVTFGMRFPR; encoded by the coding sequence GTGCGCCAAGGCTTCCGTATCCGACCCTACCAGCCCGACGACCTTTCCTTCCTCTACCGCATCTGCCTGGAGACCGGAGACAGCGGCCAGGACGCCACCCAGCTCTACCAAGACCCCCTGCTGATCGGGCACGTGTACGCCGGGCCCTACGCGACGCTCGAGCCCGAGCTGGCCTTTGTCCTCGAGGACGCGCAGGGCGTGTGCGGCTACGTCATCGGCGTCTTGGACACCGAGGCGTTCAATGCGCGCTGTGAGCGCGAGTGGTGGCCGCCGCTGCGCGAGCGCTACCCCCTGCCCGCCACCCCGCCCGAGCAGTACACCCCGGACGAGCGCATGATCGCCCGCATTCACAAGGGCTGGGACCTGAAGCCTGCGTCGCTCGACGACTACCCCTCGCACCTGCACATCGACCTGCTTGCGCGCGCACAGGGTGGCGGCAACGGCCGCGCCATGATGGAAACGCTGCTGGGGGCCCTCGAGCAGCGCGGCTCGAGGGGCGTGCACCTGGGCGTGGGCGCGCGCAACGAGCGCGCGGTGAGCTTTTACCGGTCGGTGGGCTTTACCGAACTGCATCGCTCGCCGCTCTCGGTCACCTTCGGGATGCGTTTCCCGCGCTGA
- a CDS encoding YkgJ family cysteine cluster protein: protein MDRVNALTRYLEERGLGPLEAATRAAALNREYGLQLARLRQQLEEAAGEADLARVADALHGAYTEHAERPRAAWEAAPALACKAGCTPCCHLRVRTTPLEVFALAAAVRALPGGGRVRLERRLRAAARAAARLSHRQWNLQGPGCPLLEGGRCGLYAVRPLTCRAHHSLALRPCQQLHARGEAALPTDPERELTGLLFVGAVSEASAALGRQSDAVELTGALLAALENPELAERWQAGERVFKSADDLEAEATASRASRNR, encoded by the coding sequence ATGGACCGCGTGAATGCACTGACCCGCTACCTCGAGGAGCGCGGTCTTGGCCCGCTCGAGGCCGCCACCCGCGCCGCCGCCCTGAACCGCGAATACGGTCTGCAGTTAGCCCGGCTGCGCCAGCAGCTCGAGGAGGCCGCCGGCGAAGCGGACCTCGCCCGGGTGGCCGACGCGCTGCACGGCGCGTACACCGAGCACGCCGAACGGCCCCGCGCCGCCTGGGAAGCCGCACCCGCCCTGGCCTGCAAGGCGGGTTGCACGCCCTGCTGCCACCTGCGGGTGCGCACCACCCCGCTCGAGGTTTTTGCGCTGGCCGCCGCCGTGCGCGCCCTGCCAGGAGGAGGGCGGGTCCGCCTGGAACGCCGTCTGCGCGCGGCCGCCAGAGCCGCCGCGCGCCTGAGTCACCGCCAGTGGAACCTGCAGGGCCCCGGCTGCCCGCTGCTCGAGGGCGGGCGCTGCGGCCTGTACGCCGTGCGCCCGCTCACCTGCCGCGCGCACCACTCGCTGGCGCTGCGGCCCTGCCAGCAACTGCACGCGCGCGGCGAGGCCGCTCTTCCGACCGACCCCGAACGCGAGCTGACCGGCCTGCTGTTCGTGGGCGCGGTCTCCGAGGCCAGCGCCGCCCTGGGACGCCAGTCAGACGCGGTCGAGCTGACCGGTGCACTCCTGGCGGCACTGGAAAATCCGGAGCTCGCGGAGCGCTGGCAGGCGGGCGAGCGGGTGTTCAAGTCCGCCGATGACCTCGAGGCCGAGGCCACAGCGTCACGCGCGTCTCGAAACAGATAA
- the hspR gene encoding heat shock protein transcriptional repressor HspR, fused homodimer type — translation MVKDAKNRPVYVISVAAELVDMHPQTLRLYERKGLIRPGRSSGKTRLYSERDIEHLREIRRLTQELGVNLAGVEEIMNLQHQLDDLQDQFEQEIQRLEGQISQKMTSPPALPAQAGQLDPKDRPVYVISIAAELVDMHPQTLRLYERKGLIRPGRSSGKTRLYSERDIEHLREIRRLTQELGVNLAGVEEIMRLRHSLEESRARLERDIVRLQQDITERMTSWRTLPPPTDDGDYASDTEE, via the coding sequence ATGGTCAAGGATGCCAAAAACCGCCCCGTCTACGTCATCTCGGTGGCGGCGGAGCTGGTGGACATGCACCCGCAGACCCTGCGGCTGTACGAGCGCAAGGGACTGATCCGCCCCGGGCGGTCAAGCGGCAAGACGCGGCTGTACAGCGAGCGCGACATCGAGCACCTGCGTGAGATCCGCCGTCTCACCCAGGAGCTCGGCGTGAACCTCGCCGGCGTCGAGGAAATCATGAACCTCCAGCACCAGCTCGATGACCTGCAGGACCAGTTCGAGCAGGAAATCCAGCGCCTCGAGGGGCAGATCAGTCAGAAGATGACCTCGCCCCCGGCCCTCCCGGCTCAGGCCGGACAACTCGATCCCAAGGACCGTCCGGTCTACGTCATCTCCATCGCCGCCGAGCTGGTGGACATGCACCCGCAGACCCTGCGGCTGTACGAGCGCAAGGGACTGATCCGCCCCGGGCGGTCCAGCGGCAAGACGCGGCTGTACAGCGAGCGCGACATCGAGCACCTGCGTGAGATCCGCCGTCTTACCCAGGAGCTCGGCGTGAACCTCGCCGGTGTCGAGGAAATCATGCGCCTGCGCCACAGCCTCGAGGAGTCGCGCGCCCGCCTCGAGCGCGACATCGTGCGCCTGCAGCAGGACATCACCGAACGCATGACCTCGTGGCGGACCCTGCCGCCCCCCACCGATGACGGTGACTACGCCAGCGACACAGAAGAATAA
- a CDS encoding metallophosphoesterase family protein — MPVTYVVGDVHGALDLLLTTLREAGLIDAGGHWSGARARLWFLGDFFDRGPNGIGTLETVMRLQHEAQAAGGRVAALMGNHEPLILAARRFGNRNLGGGASFLNLWHFNGGHDSDLWALRDEHVRWIENLPALARVGETLLMHADATFYLEYGSSLEAVNAAIGATLQSDDPREWDRLLEAFACRREFWDPVRGKANLQKVLAAYGGSRVVHGHTPVPYLTGRAQPEPLVYQGGRCVNVDGGMAYGGYGWVYRLEEQT, encoded by the coding sequence ATGCCGGTCACATACGTCGTGGGAGACGTTCACGGTGCCCTGGACCTGCTGCTCACCACCCTGCGCGAAGCCGGTCTGATCGACGCCGGGGGACACTGGTCGGGCGCGCGCGCCCGGCTGTGGTTCCTCGGCGACTTCTTTGACCGTGGCCCCAACGGGATAGGCACCCTCGAGACGGTGATGCGGCTCCAGCACGAAGCGCAGGCCGCCGGAGGCCGGGTCGCAGCCCTGATGGGCAACCACGAACCGTTGATCCTGGCGGCCCGCCGTTTCGGGAACCGGAACCTGGGCGGCGGGGCCAGCTTTCTGAACCTGTGGCATTTCAACGGCGGGCACGACAGCGACCTGTGGGCCCTGCGCGACGAACACGTCCGCTGGATCGAAAACCTGCCCGCGCTGGCACGGGTAGGAGAGACCCTGCTGATGCACGCCGACGCCACCTTCTACCTCGAGTACGGCTCGAGCCTCGAGGCCGTCAACGCCGCCATTGGCGCCACGCTGCAATCCGACGACCCCCGCGAGTGGGACCGCCTGCTCGAGGCTTTTGCCTGCCGCCGTGAGTTCTGGGACCCGGTGCGCGGCAAGGCAAACTTGCAAAAGGTTCTGGCCGCTTATGGCGGCAGCCGGGTGGTGCATGGCCATACGCCGGTTCCTTACCTGACCGGCCGGGCGCAGCCCGAGCCTCTGGTCTACCAGGGCGGGCGCTGCGTGAACGTGGACGGTGGCATGGCCTACGGCGGATACGGCTGGGTGTACCGCCTCGAGGAACAGACCTAG